Proteins encoded within one genomic window of Ignavibacteriota bacterium:
- a CDS encoding PAS domain S-box protein produces MRTVTAIAPLVGGALVVCIAAFVLAGWIYGSRVLMSFGQDLLPMAPSTALLFMMNGAALILIVWRQGSNVVRVTALGVAIVALAGAGTLTVLSAQGLQSDIEHLGFPSSTMPDGMAIGHISSIAAGWLTASALALVILQLSRSKGRTGPVISLVLAATLFMSSQLLLIANLGGSPFGFGPSEIVPSLPTAIGLVLLSGGLLFASARILWPDMGMDPRRGGEFVFQSILVFLLLASCIFVIAFLQAVAELKVRDIAQYRRERLGDASLLMENPDISRLALGTLGSSPDGTSKRLLGNWMRKLREAYSYDRVFLLDPEGDMRLTPGEPDERIDTVIASRCASVLRSHTLHVEDLYRSDVDRKIYIALLIPVYDGNTPLAVFVLRIDPEVYLYPYLQTWPGPSRTSETLLVRRDGNSVVFLSPLRFSTDPPLTHRISLTHTEVPAVQAVLGERGSVEGIDYAGQEVIASIAPVPGSPWYLIARTSVSEAITPVRERLSLMLILIVILVGFAGLALAYFAVAQRARIFREQFQHAENMRRSDERFRKLVESARDGIVLTDATGTCTDANPGACTMFGLPHDRLVGQPFPSLFRLPDGSDGNPLWLSLIRADTRATELSLRRADGSCLSVDVSAWVLPDGNAQAIVRDITERKRAEELQQNLHLELEERVKVRTEQLETTNKELETFSYSVSHDLRAPLRGIDGWSLALLEDYGDTLEPRAKEFLDRVRSETQRMGHLIDDLLRLSRVTRTDMRSVPVDLTALVRRLGESIRISQPDRDTLLSVEDGLTVQGDPSLLEIAITNLLDNSFKFTSRVAPARITVGRQNGGGRNVFFVSDNGAGFDMAFAKKLFAPFQRMHTLSEFPGTGIGLAIVQRIIHRHGGAIWAESAVNAGATFYFTLEKGS; encoded by the coding sequence ATGCGGACCGTCACCGCGATCGCCCCGCTTGTCGGCGGAGCTCTGGTTGTCTGCATCGCGGCCTTTGTGCTGGCCGGTTGGATATACGGGTCGAGAGTCCTCATGTCGTTCGGCCAGGACCTCCTCCCCATGGCCCCCAGCACCGCGCTCCTCTTCATGATGAACGGGGCGGCCCTCATCCTCATTGTGTGGCGTCAGGGATCCAACGTCGTCCGCGTTACGGCGCTCGGCGTTGCGATCGTGGCGCTTGCCGGAGCGGGTACACTCACCGTGCTCTCGGCACAGGGGTTACAATCTGACATCGAACATCTCGGGTTCCCGTCGTCCACGATGCCGGATGGCATGGCCATTGGTCACATCTCCTCTATCGCCGCAGGGTGGTTGACCGCCTCGGCACTGGCACTCGTCATTCTTCAGCTCTCCCGGAGCAAGGGGCGCACAGGGCCGGTGATCTCCCTCGTGCTCGCTGCTACACTCTTCATGTCGTCCCAGCTGCTCCTCATCGCAAATCTTGGGGGTAGCCCGTTCGGCTTCGGCCCAAGCGAGATCGTGCCATCCCTCCCCACAGCGATCGGACTCGTCCTCCTCAGTGGAGGACTCCTTTTTGCATCTGCGCGTATCCTGTGGCCTGACATGGGAATGGACCCCCGACGCGGCGGCGAGTTCGTGTTCCAGAGCATCCTGGTCTTCCTGTTACTCGCCAGTTGCATCTTCGTGATCGCGTTCCTCCAAGCCGTCGCAGAACTCAAGGTGCGCGACATTGCCCAGTACCGTCGCGAACGTCTTGGTGACGCCTCTCTCCTCATGGAGAACCCGGACATCAGCCGGCTCGCTCTGGGCACGCTCGGCAGTTCGCCGGATGGAACGAGCAAGCGACTGCTGGGCAACTGGATGCGTAAGCTCCGCGAGGCCTATTCCTATGACAGGGTCTTTCTCCTCGACCCTGAAGGGGACATGCGTCTGACACCGGGCGAACCGGATGAGCGGATCGACACGGTGATAGCGTCGCGCTGCGCCAGCGTGCTCCGGTCGCACACGCTCCATGTGGAAGACCTGTACCGAAGCGACGTTGACAGGAAGATCTACATCGCTCTCCTCATCCCCGTCTACGATGGCAACACACCGCTCGCCGTGTTCGTCCTTCGCATCGATCCTGAGGTCTATCTGTACCCCTATCTCCAGACGTGGCCCGGCCCGAGCCGCACATCAGAGACGCTGCTCGTCCGGCGCGATGGGAACAGCGTGGTGTTCCTGTCGCCTCTCCGTTTCAGCACTGATCCTCCCCTGACACACCGGATCAGCCTCACCCACACAGAGGTGCCGGCCGTCCAGGCCGTGCTCGGCGAACGCGGGAGTGTGGAGGGCATAGACTACGCTGGACAGGAGGTCATCGCCAGCATCGCTCCTGTACCCGGATCCCCCTGGTACCTCATTGCTCGGACCAGTGTCTCCGAAGCCATCACTCCCGTGCGCGAGCGGCTGTCGCTTATGCTGATCCTGATCGTCATCCTGGTGGGTTTTGCCGGGCTCGCTCTGGCCTATTTCGCCGTCGCCCAACGCGCCCGCATCTTCCGTGAGCAATTCCAGCATGCCGAGAACATGCGTCGATCCGACGAGCGCTTCCGGAAACTCGTGGAGTCCGCCCGGGACGGCATCGTCCTCACCGATGCCACCGGCACGTGCACAGATGCGAACCCCGGTGCATGCACGATGTTCGGCCTCCCCCACGACAGGCTGGTGGGTCAGCCGTTCCCCTCGCTGTTCCGGCTTCCGGATGGCAGCGATGGAAACCCGTTGTGGCTGTCGCTCATCCGCGCCGACACAAGAGCCACGGAACTGTCCCTCCGGCGGGCGGACGGATCGTGCCTGTCGGTCGACGTCAGTGCCTGGGTTCTCCCCGATGGGAACGCTCAGGCGATCGTGCGCGATATCACCGAACGGAAACGGGCCGAGGAATTGCAGCAGAACCTCCACCTGGAGCTGGAGGAACGCGTGAAGGTCCGGACGGAACAGCTCGAGACCACGAACAAGGAACTTGAGACATTCAGCTATTCGGTTTCCCATGACCTCCGTGCTCCCCTCCGCGGGATCGACGGATGGAGTCTGGCCCTGCTTGAGGACTACGGAGACACGCTGGAACCCCGGGCGAAGGAATTCCTCGACCGGGTCCGTTCGGAGACGCAGCGCATGGGGCACCTCATCGATGATCTCCTCCGGTTGTCGCGCGTGACCCGAACGGATATGCGTTCGGTACCCGTCGACCTCACGGCTCTCGTGCGCCGGCTTGGTGAGAGCATACGGATCAGTCAGCCCGATCGCGACACCCTCCTCAGTGTGGAAGATGGGCTTACCGTCCAGGGCGATCCTTCCCTGCTCGAGATCGCGATCACCAATCTTCTCGACAATTCTTTCAAGTTCACGTCCAGGGTCGCACCGGCACGTATCACCGTGGGCAGGCAGAACGGCGGTGGGCGCAATGTGTTCTTTGTCAGTGACAACGGTGCCGGCTTCGATATGGCGTTTGCGAAGAAATTGTTTGCTCCGTTCCAGCGCATGCATACACTATCGGAATTTCCCGGGACCGGCATCGGGCTTGCGATCGTCCAGCGGATCATCCACAGACACGGTGGTGCGATCTGGGCGGAATCGGCCGTGAACGCCGGGGCCACGTTCTATTTCACACTGGAGAAAGGCTCATGA
- a CDS encoding response regulator — translation MNEKIILLVEDNPSDVDLTRRAFDRSKLANTLVVARDGQEAIDFFFGPQGVAGSAPDRLPELVLLDLKLPRVDGHTVLRRIRSDPRTRRIPVVIMTTSQEEEDIAQSYDLGANSYIRKPVDFSQFSQSVQQLGLYWLVMNEPPPKGAAV, via the coding sequence ATGAACGAGAAGATCATTCTTCTGGTGGAAGACAACCCCAGCGATGTGGATCTGACCCGGCGGGCATTCGATCGGAGCAAGCTCGCGAATACTCTCGTCGTTGCCCGCGATGGTCAGGAGGCGATCGACTTCTTCTTCGGCCCGCAGGGAGTGGCCGGTTCGGCCCCAGACAGGCTTCCTGAACTGGTGCTGCTTGATCTCAAGCTGCCAAGGGTGGACGGCCACACGGTGCTGCGGCGGATCAGGAGCGACCCGCGCACCCGTCGCATCCCTGTGGTGATCATGACCACGTCGCAGGAGGAGGAGGACATTGCCCAATCCTATGATCTTGGGGCGAACTCCTACATTCGCAAACCGGTGGATTTCTCTCAGTTCTCTCAGTCCGTTCAGCAATTGGGCCTCTACTGGCTCGTCATGAACGAGCCCCCGCCGAAGGGAGCCGCTGTATGA
- a CDS encoding PAS domain S-box protein: MSTPLSVLLVEDSESDAGLITRALNAGGFRADVLRVEQPGAMRAALASRSWDVIISDFRLPAMDGHAAFAILRETGEDIPFLIVSGAIGEENAAELMRSGINDYVMKGNLARLAPVVLRERNQALIRRDRAAAEAALQVSNERYRILANAAPVGIFHTDQHGATTYVNPEWCRIADRTPDEALDHRWLEAVHPDDRPRLSAGWRMATNMEGVSSADYRFVRRDGSIAWVQGRAVPQRGGDGSITGYVGTITDITGRKSAEESLRTSEERYRLLTDHSGVGVGFYDANGTVLFFNSRASAALGASAGELVGRSILDLFHGPAGEVYLGRIRLAAARNAPDEYEDSVSMPGGAKWYISTYSRVLRHDGSVIGVQIISQDITARKQAELAARKLEREIAVLYESMRDGFVVTDLDGHILRCNDAYCDLLGYSREELLGRTYREFTPPASLEIDDAVVSNSVLIQGYSGVYEKEYITRSGPLVPVELRVLLIRDSAGNPSGMSAIVRDVTERRRAELEIRKGQQTTEAILNALTSHIAMLDAHGRIIAVNDAWLRFAIEAGLRDTTTVSAGANYLEICRTAVHRDHDEIAAEALEGILGVIEGRISRFYLEYPCHSPATNRWFSMHVSPLLQADMAGVVVAHENITDRKLSEMRVQELADEMRRLSSHLAAAREEERAHLAREIHDELGQSLTALKMDITDIRTHGNDFPPRTRDRLSAMGTLIDQTARTVQRLAGELRPPMLDELGLLAAVAWYIQDFEERFGIACTRVRFDDPPVTDRKRATALYRILQESLTNVARHAGATEVEIQLIYADAAVALTISDDGKGITEEEMKKLTSHGIIGMRERIMEHGGTLAITGKPGTGTTVHARIPWPEE, encoded by the coding sequence ATGAGCACGCCTCTGTCCGTCCTCCTTGTCGAGGATTCAGAGAGTGATGCCGGGCTCATCACGCGCGCGCTGAACGCGGGAGGATTCCGTGCGGACGTTCTGCGTGTGGAACAACCCGGAGCCATGCGTGCGGCACTCGCTTCCCGATCGTGGGACGTTATTATCTCGGACTTCCGTCTCCCCGCCATGGACGGACATGCAGCATTCGCCATCCTTCGGGAGACCGGCGAGGACATCCCCTTCCTCATCGTGTCCGGCGCGATCGGCGAGGAGAATGCGGCGGAACTCATGCGCAGCGGGATCAATGACTATGTGATGAAAGGGAACCTCGCGCGCCTTGCCCCCGTTGTACTGCGCGAGCGGAATCAGGCCCTCATACGGAGGGACCGGGCAGCCGCCGAAGCCGCACTGCAGGTAAGTAACGAACGCTACCGCATCCTCGCCAACGCGGCGCCCGTCGGGATCTTTCACACTGATCAGCACGGGGCGACCACATATGTGAACCCGGAATGGTGTCGGATCGCTGACCGCACGCCCGACGAAGCATTGGATCACAGGTGGCTCGAAGCGGTCCACCCCGATGACCGCCCCCGCCTGAGCGCGGGCTGGCGGATGGCCACCAACATGGAGGGGGTCTCTTCAGCAGATTACCGCTTCGTGCGGCGCGACGGGTCGATCGCGTGGGTGCAGGGGCGCGCGGTTCCCCAGCGCGGTGGGGACGGGAGTATCACAGGCTACGTTGGAACGATCACCGATATCACGGGACGCAAATCCGCCGAAGAGTCGTTACGAACGAGCGAGGAGCGCTACCGGCTGCTGACCGATCACTCCGGTGTTGGCGTCGGGTTCTATGATGCGAACGGCACCGTGCTTTTCTTCAACTCCCGCGCGTCGGCAGCACTCGGCGCTTCCGCAGGGGAACTTGTCGGTCGGTCCATCCTCGACCTGTTTCATGGTCCGGCCGGAGAGGTCTACCTCGGCCGGATCCGCCTCGCCGCGGCGCGGAATGCGCCGGATGAATACGAGGATAGCGTATCCATGCCGGGCGGGGCGAAGTGGTACATATCAACCTACTCGCGGGTGCTCCGGCACGATGGTTCGGTGATCGGGGTGCAGATCATTTCTCAGGACATCACCGCCCGGAAACAGGCAGAACTCGCCGCGCGAAAGCTCGAACGCGAGATCGCCGTGCTCTATGAATCCATGAGGGACGGGTTCGTGGTAACGGACCTCGACGGGCACATTCTCCGGTGCAATGATGCGTACTGTGATCTCCTGGGATACTCCAGGGAGGAGCTCCTCGGCCGGACATACCGGGAGTTCACACCTCCTGCATCGCTGGAGATCGATGATGCCGTGGTGTCGAATTCTGTTCTCATCCAGGGCTATTCCGGGGTCTATGAAAAGGAGTACATCACACGATCCGGCCCCCTGGTTCCCGTCGAACTGCGCGTCCTCCTCATCAGAGACTCCGCCGGCAATCCCTCGGGCATGTCGGCTATCGTCCGCGACGTGACGGAACGAAGACGGGCTGAACTGGAGATCCGGAAGGGCCAGCAAACGACCGAGGCGATACTGAATGCACTCACCAGCCATATCGCCATGCTGGATGCCCATGGACGGATCATAGCGGTCAATGATGCATGGCTCCGCTTTGCGATCGAGGCCGGGCTTCGTGATACGACGACGGTGAGCGCAGGCGCCAACTACCTGGAGATCTGCCGTACCGCGGTCCACCGGGACCATGATGAGATCGCAGCAGAGGCATTAGAAGGGATCCTCGGAGTGATCGAAGGCAGGATCTCCCGGTTCTATCTGGAGTACCCGTGCCACTCCCCGGCAACGAATCGCTGGTTTTCTATGCACGTGTCCCCGCTCCTCCAGGCCGACATGGCAGGCGTGGTCGTCGCGCATGAGAACATCACGGACCGCAAGCTGTCGGAGATGCGTGTGCAGGAGCTTGCCGACGAAATGCGCCGCCTCTCGTCCCACCTTGCTGCCGCCCGGGAGGAGGAGCGCGCGCACCTCGCCCGCGAGATCCATGACGAACTCGGGCAGTCACTCACGGCTTTGAAGATGGATATCACGGACATTCGGACGCACGGCAACGACTTCCCGCCGCGGACCAGGGACCGGCTTTCGGCAATGGGAACACTCATCGACCAGACCGCTCGCACGGTCCAACGACTCGCGGGTGAACTCCGTCCGCCCATGCTGGATGAACTCGGACTCCTCGCCGCCGTGGCGTGGTACATTCAGGACTTTGAAGAGCGATTCGGGATCGCGTGCACCCGCGTGCGGTTCGACGACCCCCCCGTCACCGACCGGAAGCGGGCCACAGCCCTCTACAGGATCCTTCAGGAAAGCCTGACGAATGTCGCGCGGCATGCCGGTGCGACCGAAGTGGAGATCCAACTGATCTATGCCGACGCCGCAGTGGCGCTGACCATCAGCGATGATGGCAAAGGGATCACGGAGGAGGAAATGAAGAAGCTGACATCACACGGGATCATCGGCATGCGGGAGCGGATCATGGAACATGGTGGGACGCTGGCGATCACCGGGAAGCCGGGGACCGGGACCACCGTGCATGCCCGCATTCCCTGGCCGGAGGAGTGA
- a CDS encoding response regulator transcription factor encodes MRVLIADDHHLIREGLVRVLGDTPGIAAVGEASNGQEALDQVRTGQWDVLVLDLNLPGKSGFDVLAEMRQEKSPVPVLVLSMHSAQTFGVRAMQAGAAGYLAKTAPTEELIRAVARVAAGGRVISEDVADQLADRVQGETQGPPSTTSFPSGNSRFFSSSAAERRSERSPVKYI; translated from the coding sequence ATGCGTGTCCTGATCGCTGATGACCACCACCTGATCCGCGAAGGGCTCGTCCGGGTGCTGGGCGACACCCCCGGCATTGCCGCCGTTGGCGAGGCCTCGAATGGCCAGGAGGCACTCGATCAGGTCCGGACCGGACAGTGGGATGTGCTTGTCCTTGATCTCAATCTTCCGGGAAAGTCCGGATTCGACGTCCTTGCTGAAATGAGGCAGGAAAAAAGCCCGGTGCCTGTTCTCGTGCTCAGCATGCACTCCGCACAGACATTCGGAGTCCGAGCGATGCAGGCGGGGGCGGCGGGCTATCTGGCCAAGACCGCTCCTACAGAAGAACTCATCAGGGCAGTTGCCAGAGTGGCAGCCGGAGGACGAGTGATCTCGGAGGATGTCGCTGACCAACTCGCGGACCGCGTACAGGGCGAGACTCAGGGCCCCCCCTCCACGACCTCCTTTCCGAGCGGGAATTCCAGGTTTTTCTCCTCATCGGCAGCGGAAAGACGGTCGGAGAGATCGCCCGTGAAATACATCTGA
- a CDS encoding response regulator transcription factor: protein MGSGKTVGEIAREIHLNVKTVSTHRAHILEKMHLQNNAQIMQYVLTRGLLP from the coding sequence ATCGGCAGCGGAAAGACGGTCGGAGAGATCGCCCGTGAAATACATCTGAACGTGAAGACCGTAAGTACCCACCGGGCGCACATCCTGGAGAAGATGCATCTGCAGAATAATGCCCAGATCATGCAGTATGTGTTGACCCGCGGCCTGCTCCCGTAA
- a CDS encoding response regulator transcription factor, giving the protein MAKLKLEIVDDTSIVRERLRETILGMGNYEIVGEAASPAEAVALYEREQPDVIILDMKLEDGTGIDVLQAIRKRNAEVRIIVWTNFPYERYRSVSKAMGADYFFWKATEYDKLLDTLRNLSGTGTTA; this is encoded by the coding sequence ATGGCAAAATTGAAGCTGGAAATCGTTGACGATACCTCGATCGTCAGAGAACGCCTCCGCGAAACGATCCTGGGCATGGGGAACTATGAGATCGTGGGCGAAGCGGCGTCACCAGCAGAAGCGGTTGCGCTGTACGAACGGGAGCAGCCTGACGTGATCATCCTGGATATGAAGCTTGAGGACGGCACCGGCATTGATGTCCTTCAGGCCATACGCAAGCGCAATGCGGAAGTACGCATCATCGTCTGGACCAACTTCCCCTACGAACGCTACCGCTCCGTCAGCAAGGCCATGGGAGCAGATTACTTTTTCTGGAAAGCCACCGAATACGACAAGCTGCTCGACACGCTCCGGAACCTCTCCGGCACGGGCACGACAGCATAA
- a CDS encoding PAS domain-containing protein has product MFTSTRFDEFTGPPRGHEHGHHLCGDHTAAGRRARDHAIIEAMPLPSWETDPSGPRLNVNAAWLELTGHMDDPAIDGWTAGILEADRPRIRAEFEEARNANAPVDLEFRLATQGGGLRLARMQGLPLPGNGNAFALYRGVLVDVTDSHARQAATAARVQEKDVLIKEIHHRVKNNMQIISSILSLQESAVRDPSDLMLFRESQGRIRAMALVHEHLYHAKDFAAVDFGAYVRELAPSLKNAYGPDADRYTLQIEADEVTLDINSAIPAGLMLHEALSNAFRHAFPPDRSGTVRVGFSTRSDGTRRLSVADDGIGLPAGLDVVTTDTLGFRLMHMLADQIDGTLEVVSADGLSVTLSFEE; this is encoded by the coding sequence ATGTTCACTTCCACCCGTTTCGACGAGTTCACCGGACCCCCCCGGGGTCATGAGCACGGACACCACCTGTGCGGAGACCACACTGCTGCAGGCCGGAGAGCACGCGACCACGCGATCATTGAAGCCATGCCCCTCCCGTCATGGGAGACCGATCCCTCGGGGCCGCGGCTCAACGTCAATGCCGCGTGGCTCGAACTCACGGGTCACATGGATGACCCGGCGATCGACGGTTGGACCGCAGGGATCCTCGAAGCAGACCGCCCGCGCATCCGTGCAGAATTCGAAGAAGCCAGGAACGCCAATGCCCCGGTCGATCTCGAGTTCCGGCTCGCCACGCAAGGCGGGGGACTGCGCCTCGCACGCATGCAGGGTCTTCCCCTGCCCGGAAATGGAAACGCTTTCGCCTTGTACCGGGGGGTGCTCGTCGACGTCACGGACTCGCATGCGCGGCAGGCCGCGACTGCCGCGCGGGTTCAGGAGAAGGATGTCCTTATCAAGGAGATCCACCACCGCGTGAAGAATAACATGCAGATCATCTCGAGCATCCTCAGCCTCCAGGAATCCGCTGTGAGAGACCCATCAGACCTCATGCTGTTCCGCGAGTCTCAGGGGAGGATCCGGGCCATGGCTCTGGTCCACGAACACCTGTACCATGCGAAAGACTTCGCCGCCGTGGATTTCGGTGCGTACGTCAGAGAGCTCGCACCATCGTTGAAGAACGCGTATGGTCCCGATGCGGACCGGTACACGCTGCAGATCGAGGCAGACGAGGTCACACTGGATATCAACAGCGCCATTCCCGCCGGGCTGATGCTGCACGAAGCGCTCTCCAACGCATTCCGCCACGCGTTCCCCCCCGACCGTTCCGGCACGGTCCGGGTCGGATTCTCGACACGATCCGACGGGACACGGCGCCTCTCCGTTGCCGACGATGGCATCGGCCTGCCGGCGGGCCTTGATGTCGTCACGACGGATACCCTCGGATTCCGGCTCATGCATATGCTCGCCGACCAGATCGACGGAACCCTTGAGGTGGTGAGTGCTGATGGATTGTCCGTGACATTGTCATTCGAGGAATAG
- a CDS encoding PAS domain S-box protein, whose amino-acid sequence MTGDITRTSAGLRKILVAEDEAIVAQDLCGRLTAMNFDVVGVAKSADDAVQKALALHPDIALLDVVLRGSRDGIEAARQIRHALDVPVVFATASSDPETFARAQTIGPHGFVFKPYDTGELRITLELALSQHAAERRIRRSEERYRVLFESNLAGVFRLNESGAILDANPAFSSMLGLSAPEADGHPPATMYFADPHEYETILHRLHTNTKLEAQELRLRRADGQLFWGVANMVVTEEGDIVGTLIDVTGKKEIERELAQQRQFLRALVDTLPDQVYVKDLDHRFIFCNPGCTQHFGISETEILGRTDVELSLPDFAANSIATEIDVMSSGLPRFNREERQIDAAGTPRWVLASRVPVLDPDGCTSGIIGINRDITAQKQFEEMLQDDVRFQQTLLDAIPAPVFYCDAGGRFLGCNASFEAFFGHQRDTNMGLPLDAILPFDIAETFSLANAELTEKHGSMSFETILTDASGRPRAGLTHQAAFEDADGNVEGTVSVFIDLTEQQGLRDALARSEQRYRNMFEDVNAVMLLLDPETGRITDANAAAARFYGYGVQTLTSMHIGQINPAPFEILLAGLQRAKSGSQKAFTWEHRLANGELRNVEVHTGPVTIDGKSAVFSIIHDITERVRAQDARRVSEEQREALESELRKRNIDLERTIIELRNMQTGLVQSEKMASIGQLTAGIAHEINNPLAFVMSNLNRFGEYFGDTTALLEGWKALALRLPRTEDTGRDLSQQEAEEKQLDLAFMKEDFHRLMEHTTQGAERIKKIVEQLRGFSHVAGAGFTESSINEAIEDTLMITWNELKYKATVHREYGDLPAVTCNVGEMKQVFVNLLVNAAHALDTQGDITVRTYVQNDRVHIQIQDTGCGIPRENLKKIFDPFFTTKPTGKGTGLGLWITATLVRKHLGEITVDSEIGRGTTFTIDLPVRQTEPRGQGHE is encoded by the coding sequence ATGACCGGGGACATAACGCGGACATCAGCCGGTCTGCGTAAGATACTCGTGGCGGAGGACGAAGCGATCGTCGCGCAGGACCTGTGCGGCCGTCTGACAGCCATGAATTTCGACGTCGTGGGCGTAGCGAAATCCGCCGATGACGCCGTCCAGAAGGCCCTTGCCCTCCATCCTGACATCGCGCTCCTCGATGTTGTATTGCGGGGGTCGCGTGATGGGATCGAGGCTGCCCGGCAGATCCGGCATGCGCTGGATGTCCCGGTCGTCTTTGCCACCGCGTCCTCCGATCCGGAAACCTTTGCACGGGCGCAGACGATCGGCCCGCACGGGTTCGTGTTCAAACCGTACGACACCGGCGAACTGCGGATCACGCTCGAACTTGCCCTCTCCCAGCATGCCGCAGAACGCCGTATCCGGCGCAGTGAGGAACGATATCGTGTCCTCTTCGAAAGCAACCTTGCCGGCGTCTTCCGTCTCAATGAGAGCGGTGCCATCCTTGATGCCAATCCGGCGTTCTCCAGCATGCTGGGGCTCTCCGCACCGGAGGCGGACGGCCACCCTCCTGCGACGATGTACTTCGCCGACCCGCACGAATACGAGACGATTCTCCACCGGTTGCATACCAACACGAAGCTCGAGGCCCAGGAACTGCGGCTCAGGCGGGCAGACGGCCAGCTCTTCTGGGGGGTTGCCAACATGGTCGTCACAGAGGAAGGCGACATCGTTGGTACCCTCATTGACGTCACGGGAAAGAAGGAGATCGAGCGGGAGCTTGCGCAGCAGCGGCAATTCCTCCGTGCCCTCGTCGATACGCTGCCCGATCAGGTGTATGTCAAGGATCTGGACCATCGGTTCATCTTCTGCAACCCCGGCTGCACACAACATTTCGGAATATCCGAAACAGAGATCCTGGGCCGGACCGACGTGGAGCTCTCGCTGCCCGACTTTGCGGCGAACTCGATCGCCACGGAGATCGACGTTATGTCCAGCGGGCTTCCGCGGTTCAATCGAGAGGAACGCCAGATCGATGCCGCAGGTACACCGCGTTGGGTACTCGCCAGCCGCGTTCCCGTGCTCGACCCGGATGGGTGTACGAGCGGGATCATCGGGATCAACCGGGACATTACGGCACAGAAACAGTTCGAAGAGATGCTGCAGGACGATGTGCGCTTTCAGCAGACCCTGCTGGATGCGATCCCGGCGCCGGTCTTCTACTGTGATGCAGGCGGCCGGTTCCTCGGGTGCAATGCATCATTTGAGGCTTTCTTCGGACACCAGCGTGACACCAACATGGGATTGCCTCTTGATGCGATCCTTCCTTTTGATATCGCCGAGACCTTTTCACTCGCCAATGCAGAACTGACCGAGAAGCACGGCAGCATGTCATTTGAGACCATCCTCACAGACGCCAGCGGGCGACCGCGGGCAGGGCTCACGCACCAGGCCGCGTTTGAAGACGCCGATGGCAATGTGGAGGGGACCGTCAGCGTGTTCATCGACCTCACGGAGCAGCAGGGGCTCCGTGATGCGCTCGCACGCTCGGAACAACGCTATCGGAACATGTTCGAGGATGTCAATGCGGTCATGCTGCTCCTCGACCCCGAGACGGGCCGGATCACGGATGCCAATGCCGCCGCTGCCCGGTTCTACGGCTACGGGGTGCAGACCCTCACATCGATGCACATCGGGCAGATCAACCCGGCACCTTTCGAGATCCTCCTCGCAGGCCTCCAACGTGCAAAGAGCGGCTCGCAGAAGGCCTTCACCTGGGAGCATCGGCTTGCGAACGGAGAGCTCCGGAACGTCGAGGTCCATACCGGTCCCGTCACGATCGACGGCAAGAGTGCTGTGTTCTCGATCATCCACGACATTACCGAACGCGTCAGGGCGCAGGACGCCCGCAGGGTGAGCGAGGAGCAGCGAGAGGCATTGGAGTCCGAATTACGGAAGCGGAATATCGACCTCGAACGGACCATCATTGAGCTTCGCAATATGCAGACCGGGCTGGTCCAATCGGAAAAGATGGCGTCCATCGGCCAACTGACGGCCGGGATCGCCCATGAGATCAACAACCCCCTCGCCTTCGTCATGAGTAATCTCAACCGGTTCGGCGAATACTTCGGGGACACCACCGCCCTGCTCGAGGGCTGGAAGGCTCTGGCTCTCCGCCTCCCGCGGACGGAGGATACCGGACGGGATCTGAGCCAGCAGGAAGCAGAGGAGAAGCAGCTCGACCTCGCATTCATGAAGGAGGATTTCCACCGGCTCATGGAGCATACCACGCAAGGGGCCGAACGCATCAAGAAGATCGTGGAACAACTCCGGGGCTTCTCGCACGTTGCAGGCGCCGGCTTCACCGAGAGCAGCATCAACGAGGCGATCGAAGACACGCTGATGATCACCTGGAACGAACTGAAATACAAAGCAACGGTCCATCGCGAGTATGGCGATCTTCCTGCTGTCACGTGCAATGTCGGAGAGATGAAACAGGTCTTCGTGAACCTGCTTGTCAACGCCGCTCATGCCCTGGACACGCAGGGGGACATCACCGTACGCACGTACGTGCAGAACGACCGCGTGCACATCCAGATCCAGGACACCGGATGCGGCATACCACGCGAGAACCTGAAGAAGATCTTCGACCCGTTCTTTACCACGAAGCCGACAGGCAAAGGAACCGGTCTCGGGCTCTGGATCACCGCGACGCTGGTCCGGAAGCATCTGGGTGAGATCACCGTGGACAGCGAGATCGGAAGAGGGACAACATTCACCATCGATCTGCCCGTCAGGCAGACAGAGCCCAGGGGGCAGGGTCATGAGTGA